A genomic stretch from Engraulis encrasicolus isolate BLACKSEA-1 chromosome 12, IST_EnEncr_1.0, whole genome shotgun sequence includes:
- the cldng gene encoding claudin-like protein ZF-A9 isoform X1, translating into MSAGIQMLGMVLGLGGWALALVSCALPLWKVSAFVGSNIVTAQTVWEGLWMSCVVQSTGQMQCKVYDSMLALPRDLQASRAILVVGLLVCLLALLASLMGGRCTTCLAEGSRKSRLAVAAGALLVIGGMLCMIPPSWCAHRVIRDFYSPLVPQGQKRELGAAVFLCWGSAAFLIIGGALVCAHCPHRNGRAEINGRHHHHQRTVPPVKSPLPLDARFMFNT; encoded by the exons ATGTCTGCGGGTATACAGATGCTTGGCATGGTGCTGGGGCTGGGTGGGTGGGCACTCGCCCTTGTGTCCTGTGCCCTGCCCCTGTGGAAAGTTTCGGCCTTCGTTGGGAGCAACATTGTCACCGCACAG ACGGTGTGGGAGGGGCTGTGGATGAGCTGTGTGGTGCAGAGTACGGGCCAGATGCAGTGTAAGGTCTATGACTCCATGCTGGCACTGCCACGGGACCTGCAG GCCTCTCGTGCGATCCTGGTGGTCGGCCTGCTGGTGTGCCTCCTCGCCCTGCTGGCCAGCCTCATGGGGGGCAG GTGCACCACCTGCCTGGCGGAAGGCTCCAGAAAATCCCGGTTGGCCGTGGCGGCCGGAGCACTGCTTGTGATTGGTGGGATGCTATGTATGATCCCGCCCAGCTGGTGTGCGCATCGAGTGATCAGGGACTTCTACAGCCCTCTGGTGCCCCAGGGGCAGAAGCGGGAGCTGGGGGCCGCCGTGTTCCTCTGTTGGGGCTCGGCCGCGTTCCTCATCATCGGAGGGGCGCTGGTTTGTGCCCACTGCCCCCACAGGAACGGCAGGGCCGAAATCAACGgccggcaccaccaccatcagcgtACCGTGCCGCCGGTCAAATCGCCACTACCGCTGGACGCACGCTTTATGTTTAatacttga
- the cldng gene encoding claudin-like protein ZF-A9 isoform X2 produces MSAGIQMLGMVLGLGGWALALVSCALPLWKVSAFVGSNIVTAQTVWEGLWMSCVVQSTGQMQCKVYDSMLALPRDLQVHHLPGGRLQKIPVGRGGRSTACDWWDAMYDPAQLVCASSDQGLLQPSGAPGAEAGAGGRRVPLLGLGRVPHHRRGAGLCPLPPQERQGRNQRPAPPPSAYRAAGQIATTAGRTLYV; encoded by the exons ATGTCTGCGGGTATACAGATGCTTGGCATGGTGCTGGGGCTGGGTGGGTGGGCACTCGCCCTTGTGTCCTGTGCCCTGCCCCTGTGGAAAGTTTCGGCCTTCGTTGGGAGCAACATTGTCACCGCACAG ACGGTGTGGGAGGGGCTGTGGATGAGCTGTGTGGTGCAGAGTACGGGCCAGATGCAGTGTAAGGTCTATGACTCCATGCTGGCACTGCCACGGGACCTGCAG GTGCACCACCTGCCTGGCGGAAGGCTCCAGAAAATCCCGGTTGGCCGTGGCGGCCGGAGCACTGCTTGTGATTGGTGGGATGCTATGTATGATCCCGCCCAGCTGGTGTGCGCATCGAGTGATCAGGGACTTCTACAGCCCTCTGGTGCCCCAGGGGCAGAAGCGGGAGCTGGGGGCCGCCGTGTTCCTCTGTTGGGGCTCGGCCGCGTTCCTCATCATCGGAGGGGCGCTGGTTTGTGCCCACTGCCCCCACAGGAACGGCAGGGCCGAAATCAACGgccggcaccaccaccatcagcgtACCGTGCCGCCGGTCAAATCGCCACTACCGCTGGACGCACGCTTTATGTTTAa